One Fundidesulfovibrio terrae genomic window carries:
- a CDS encoding type II secretion system protein, with translation MNTTNRQSGFSLLETIVSFLILGFVSVTLMSLILYASKGYIMVRSNIDTAGKVQVAMDRIRLELENMQSLTSLATGVGANSLTFVDHNGVSRTLDLDPGAATNLRLGGNLLLDGVTSLVLARSCGNQDGYSGGANDLASVTVAITVTGGIPTYTLSAYPRSIMNCP, from the coding sequence ATGAATACCACAAATCGCCAGTCAGGCTTCAGCCTCCTTGAGACCATCGTCAGTTTCCTGATCCTCGGGTTCGTCTCCGTGACCCTGATGTCGTTAATTCTCTACGCCAGCAAGGGATACATCATGGTGCGCAGCAATATCGACACCGCCGGCAAGGTGCAGGTGGCCATGGACCGTATCCGCCTGGAACTGGAGAACATGCAGTCCCTGACTTCCCTCGCCACGGGTGTGGGCGCGAACAGTCTTACCTTCGTCGATCACAACGGCGTGAGCCGGACCCTGGATCTGGATCCGGGCGCGGCCACCAACCTCAGGCTCGGCGGCAACCTGCTCCTGGACGGGGTCACCTCCCTGGTCCTGGCGCGGTCCTGCGGCAATCAGGACGGTTATTCGGGGGGAGCCAACGACCTGGCCTCGGTCACCGTTGCCATCACGGTCACGGGCGGCATCCCCACCTATACCTTGAGCGCCTACCCGAGAAGCATCATGAATTGCCCGTAA
- a CDS encoding bacteriohemerythrin produces MNTDTPGWSPNLAMGHPEIDEQHRMLIHMIRELSARMDAGEHRQGVLDALQGLLAYAATHFEDEEEMMEEAEWEGLDRHEGLHAEFLWKAGDLEAQLKDDYAQASRELLEYLLTWLVAHIATEDRAFFSRARP; encoded by the coding sequence ATGAACACAGACACTCCCGGCTGGTCTCCCAATCTGGCCATGGGCCACCCTGAGATCGACGAACAGCATCGGATGCTCATCCACATGATCCGCGAACTCAGCGCGCGGATGGACGCCGGGGAGCACCGCCAAGGAGTCCTGGACGCCTTGCAGGGCCTGCTGGCCTACGCCGCCACGCACTTCGAGGATGAAGAAGAGATGATGGAGGAGGCCGAATGGGAAGGCCTGGACAGGCACGAGGGGCTTCACGCCGAATTCCTGTGGAAGGCAGGCGACCTTGAGGCCCAGCTCAAGGATGACTACGCCCAGGCCTCGCGCGAACTGCTCGAATACCTGCTCACCTGGCTGGTGGCCCACATAGCGACGGAGGACCGGGCCTTCTTCAGCAGGGCACGGCCCTAG
- a CDS encoding prepilin-type N-terminal cleavage/methylation domain-containing protein, whose amino-acid sequence MSESKLPFIGPCAGFTMLEVIMALVLIAVAAALFVPRHSKNTISLQAERDTLEKHLRDAQMKAMQGGGIQITQLGAIGQVYGIKCDGTNYWMFAGTNPDAAGAVAGLVDDPSVTLDSGKLSLAAKNVGLGAFTVYFNGYGVPCSSYTSETAYTPLAQPLVATMTGGGVNMTVTVTPYTGFIQ is encoded by the coding sequence GTGAGCGAATCCAAGTTGCCCTTTATTGGACCCTGCGCCGGGTTCACCATGCTGGAAGTCATCATGGCTCTGGTGCTCATTGCCGTGGCGGCTGCGCTCTTCGTTCCGCGCCATTCCAAGAATACCATCAGTCTCCAGGCCGAACGGGACACCCTGGAAAAACACCTCCGGGACGCCCAGATGAAGGCCATGCAGGGCGGTGGCATCCAGATCACCCAGCTAGGCGCGATAGGCCAAGTCTACGGCATCAAGTGCGACGGCACGAACTACTGGATGTTTGCCGGGACCAACCCCGATGCTGCCGGGGCAGTAGCCGGGCTTGTGGACGACCCTTCGGTGACCTTGGATTCCGGCAAGCTGTCCCTAGCTGCAAAAAATGTTGGGCTGGGGGCGTTCACGGTCTATTTCAACGGCTACGGTGTGCCCTGTTCGTCCTACACAAGCGAAACCGCCTACACGCCCCTGGCCCAGCCTCTGGTCGCCACCATGACCGGAGGCGGTGTGAACATGACTGTGACCGTCACACCGTACACGGGGTTCATCCAATGA
- a CDS encoding PulJ/GspJ family protein: MNANARQAGFTLLETLLVFVIGAMLAAMVVATMGTSLTRSSTAINVQRGDFLVEQALAQVTRDYVSLTNNEASRATALASLKADIDAGNYNQAGVLTVTSSYVVYSSSGVESADASGTNATLKVTATRTGGRTMSALFSETRPDPTTQLVWY; this comes from the coding sequence ATGAACGCGAACGCGCGCCAGGCCGGGTTCACCTTGCTTGAAACCCTTCTCGTCTTCGTGATCGGGGCCATGCTGGCGGCCATGGTCGTCGCGACCATGGGCACATCCCTCACGCGCAGTTCCACCGCCATCAACGTCCAACGAGGCGACTTCCTGGTCGAGCAGGCCTTGGCCCAAGTCACCAGGGACTATGTCTCCCTGACCAATAATGAAGCTTCCAGAGCCACCGCCCTGGCCTCCCTCAAGGCCGATATCGACGCGGGCAACTACAACCAGGCGGGTGTCCTTACGGTCACGTCCTCCTATGTGGTGTACAGCTCCTCCGGGGTGGAAAGCGCGGATGCATCCGGGACCAACGCCACCCTGAAGGTGACAGCCACCCGGACAGGCGGGCGAACCATGTCGGCGTTGTTCAGCGAAACCAGACCTGACCCCACAACGCAATTGGTATGGTATTGA
- a CDS encoding response regulator, with the protein MPSTTLDQDSNSLPPRILVVEDNTTSQVVITGMLNMLGYSSFIANNGSEACEALKLASFDAILMDVKLPDISGQELTRLIRHGGIADKSIVIIAQTAFAMAGDRERFLADGMNDYIAKPLDLHALAEVLEKNIKKNK; encoded by the coding sequence ATGCCAAGCACCACTCTCGACCAGGATTCAAACTCACTCCCCCCACGGATTCTCGTCGTCGAAGACAATACAACCAGTCAGGTTGTGATCACCGGCATGTTGAACATGCTCGGCTACTCTTCATTCATTGCAAACAACGGCAGCGAGGCATGTGAAGCACTTAAACTTGCATCGTTTGACGCAATCTTGATGGACGTCAAGTTGCCGGACATTTCCGGGCAAGAATTAACCCGCCTGATCCGCCATGGCGGGATCGCTGACAAGAGCATCGTCATTATCGCACAAACAGCATTTGCCATGGCCGGAGACAGAGAACGATTCCTCGCTGACGGCATGAACGATTATATTGCCAAGCCGCTCGACCTGCATGCCCTGGCAGAAGTTCTTGAAAAGAATATCAAGAAAAACAAGTAG
- the purT gene encoding formate-dependent phosphoribosylglycinamide formyltransferase, translated as MAIIGTPLTSSATKLLLLGSGELGKEVAIEAQRLGVEVIAVDRYPNAPAMQVAHRSHVVSMLDAAALRRIIETEKPDFVVPEIEAIATEELMALEAEGVTVVPTARAARLTMDREGIRRLAAEELGLKTSPYRFADTKDEFLAACQAVGFPCVVKPVMSSSGKGQSVARNASEAEASWDYAQTAGRAGAGRVIVEGFVEFDYEITLLTVRHAGGTSFCQPIGHRQEKGDYRESWQPHPMSDKALAEAQRMAEAVTAALGGRGIFGVELFVAGDQVLFSEVSPRPHDTGMVTLISQDLSEFALHVRAILGLPVPDIRQYGPAASRVILAEGDSAAPSFEITPEALAEPDTAVRLFGKPEVRGLRRMGVALALGKDVDDAKSKAIRTASLVKVTL; from the coding sequence ATGGCGATCATCGGCACGCCCCTCACTTCGTCGGCCACCAAGCTCCTGTTGCTCGGCTCGGGCGAACTCGGCAAGGAGGTGGCCATCGAGGCCCAGCGCCTGGGCGTCGAGGTCATCGCCGTTGACCGTTACCCCAACGCGCCGGCCATGCAAGTCGCCCATCGCTCGCATGTGGTGAGCATGCTCGACGCCGCCGCCCTGCGCCGCATCATCGAAACGGAAAAGCCCGACTTCGTCGTGCCGGAGATCGAAGCCATCGCCACCGAGGAACTGATGGCCCTCGAGGCCGAGGGAGTCACGGTCGTCCCCACGGCCAGGGCCGCCCGGCTGACCATGGACCGCGAGGGCATCCGCCGCCTGGCCGCCGAAGAACTGGGCCTTAAGACCTCGCCCTACCGTTTCGCCGACACGAAGGATGAATTTTTGGCCGCCTGCCAGGCCGTGGGCTTCCCCTGCGTGGTCAAGCCGGTCATGTCCTCTTCGGGCAAGGGGCAAAGCGTGGCCCGTAACGCTTCCGAGGCGGAAGCATCCTGGGACTACGCCCAGACCGCAGGGCGGGCCGGGGCCGGACGGGTCATCGTGGAGGGGTTCGTGGAGTTCGACTACGAGATCACCCTCCTGACCGTCCGGCACGCCGGGGGCACGAGCTTCTGCCAGCCCATCGGCCATCGGCAGGAGAAAGGGGACTACCGCGAATCCTGGCAGCCCCACCCCATGAGCGACAAGGCCCTGGCCGAGGCCCAGCGCATGGCGGAAGCCGTCACCGCCGCCCTGGGCGGGCGGGGCATCTTCGGCGTGGAGCTGTTCGTCGCCGGCGACCAGGTGCTGTTCTCCGAGGTGTCGCCCCGGCCCCACGACACCGGCATGGTCACCCTCATTTCCCAGGATCTGTCCGAATTCGCCCTGCATGTCCGGGCCATTCTCGGCCTGCCCGTCCCGGACATCCGCCAGTACGGTCCAGCCGCCTCTCGGGTCATCCTGGCCGAAGGCGACTCGGCTGCCCCGAGTTTCGAGATCACCCCGGAGGCCCTGGCCGAGCCGGACACGGCTGTCCGCCTCTTCGGCAAGCCGGAGGTGCGCGGCCTGCGGCGCATGGGCGTGGCCCTGGCCCTGGGCAAAGACGTTGATGACGCCAAGAGCAAGGCCATCCGCACGGCTTCGCTGGTCAAGGTCACGCTGTAG